The sequence below is a genomic window from Dioscorea cayenensis subsp. rotundata cultivar TDr96_F1 chromosome 6, TDr96_F1_v2_PseudoChromosome.rev07_lg8_w22 25.fasta, whole genome shotgun sequence.
TTTCATTAAGATACACCACTACACTAAGTGTTGTTAAAACTCCAAAACACACGAATGTAAGATAAAGAGATTTAATAAGCACCACTTGCAATATAACTAATAAGAGGTtgtcatttgtaatttcattaattaatgaaagattgttttgttttatttaaaagatatatcTCATTAATGAAGTCGTGTGTCTCTTTAATTAAGTGGTGTACTGAAGTGGTGTGCTTCTTTAAATGGCACGcattattgaagtggtgtgcctctttactaaacaccacttcattcctataaaaatgATCTCCTACCATTATTCAAGCcaattgaataaaaacaaactcTTCACCAATTCTCTTGCTTTGTTCTTTAAGTGCACAAAAAATAGAAgcaaactttcactttgtaaaagccattgttgtctttgcttgagtttAGAAGTAcaaaccatactcaagggtcttcattgtatcctaaaggaaattcgccattcaatccattttgcatccaaggtttgaaattaggtgGAGGCGAATTAAGCCTAAAGGAAAGTGTTGCCCACACCTTGAAGACTTTTGCAATATATTCTTccttatttcttcttctctataCCTCAAAGAACCATCACCACCAATAAGACATGTGCAATATCTTGTACATAGTATCCATCTGAGGCTTTACAAGAAACACAATTGAAGGAAAGATGACACAAAACACCTTATTCATACATCTATTTATTCATAtcatcttttggttttttttgttcttttaaaatatttacaaaccaAAGATTATTTAAAAGCCCAATTTGCCTTCATTTTTCTTTAGTAATCCTATTAAAAGGCCAAATATCAAGTGATACATAGAGGATAAGaacatattttgaaataaaagatCCTTATTTATTATGCAATAGGTGGAAGCTCTCCTTTAAGGAATGATGTGATCATGGCCAGTGCTCTTTCTAGTTGATTTCTTGGGACCATATGCCCTGCTTCCCTCACTGTGGCAAATGTTAGTCCTTCATAGCCAACAAACATATCCACCAACCTTTGAGTATAGGACATGGTAATAATGAATATACAAACAAATGATAAGTATTTtggatatattattataatggtCAAGAAAGTGGTGTACCTCTTCATTGACGTACCATGGCCGCCATGGTGTTTTGATGGTGAGATGTAACTTATTAATAGAGTATCGAGTTGATGTCACAGAACACACTGTATCCAAATCCCCACTACAAGAATGCAAACTCTTGCCTTTAGGTTATGCTTAAATCTAGTGAAATTAGCTACTGTCAAAGATATGTAGTTCCATCAACTCACCTGTAAAGCCAAACTTTGATGCCACTTCCAATAAGCTTCTTGATTGTAGGTAACATTGTTCTTGGTGTGTCATTCCAATCCAGTCCACTTTGAACATGAAGTTCATATCGCAACACAAAAAGATCATATATCATAATTGTAGAATGATATTAATGAAAATTGGcataaattaaataaccaaCCTGTAAACAGTCCATGGATATGGCAATCCTGTAATATTTGCATGAAGAGCCTATTGCACTTCAGGACGATTAAGATATGCGATCACATAGAATTCAGCACATGGATCAATGTCCTTCATTTAAATCAAATGCAGAAGACATGGTATCAGTATGATGTTATCTATTTACATAATTAGATTACACGTGTTAATGGAGTAAAGACTAACCGAACTAGTAGTTGTGTTTTTTGCTTTGGGGAGAACGTGGCAAATGGGAGCGTAGATGTTATAGCCATCTATATTTCCAATCTCTATGGAGGCAAATATTAAAGCATTATAACACTTTTCACTAAAATTCCCATTAATAAAGTTGCATGTAGATAGAACAGCCGCATGAGTTTCATCCGAGATCAATGCATGTGTCCAGATGTAATCAATCATAGCCTTGAAATTTGTAACCCCATCAAAATATCCATTTCCAATCTATCAAGGAAGAATGCCAACACTTAGCTAGAACTTAGGCCTATAAATCAGGCTAAAGGATTGAGGTCATGACAACTTACAGCAATGCCTTTAAGGTTGATATTTGTGTAGTTTATGTGCTTCTTCTTTGTGATGATAGTATCTGCAAGCTCTGGTACGTAATGACCAGCATAACTCTCTCCCATGATGTAGAAATCACGGTATTTGTACTGGGGAAACCTCTCCAGCCAATTTATAAGAAACATATAGGTATCATCGGCAGTTCTCTTATCTCCACTAGATTTATAATCTGAAGTCGAGTTTGAATACGAGAATCCAACACCAGCAGGTGATTCCAAGAAGATGATATTGGCCACTTCATTGAAAGAACAATATGGTGgaaataaatatgttattaagCGTGGTAGCATGCAGTTAACActtgatgcagcggtatactcgaactgttgattcgcgcacgaatacccagtacaagtcttcaaaaacctgttgatcaaagatagccaggaattggaaaagagagtaaattttattactcaagagaataactattacaaaaacTGAATTcctcttgcccataggcttacattaaataggaaaaaatatcaaagatatgaaaataatcctaaaacggagataatttgaaaatataccaaaattggtaaatttccaaataccggcaagaaataaaagagttaacaaaataaagactaacgccataaacggcttacaaatcagagatttctagccaaagaaatggcgaaattaattattactaaaaatagcaaaatcacggttttcgaggcctaaacgatggaatttggccgaaatcatgcatgactcacgagtttgcgTAGCAAACTggtgacttgtgtttgttggcccgtttcccatcagactaggcccaagtaacctaaaaacttCACTGCCcggcgaattactaaaatacccttattacttcgagtcccacttccgcatgaacgcgcatgccatctcctcaatacgtcccgcATCAACACTAAACAAGGAAGATTATGAGTAATTAAGAACAAATTCCTTGTCTTCATTTAAGGTGTGCAATACGGTGCTTTAAAAATTGATGTAACTCTCTTAAGATATACTTTTGCTATCTCCCCAACATTGCCTTGGCACAACCTTATAGACTCAATGGTAAACCATGAGAACATGTGGTTACACATTTTTTAGaaagcaataaaataaattagcaaAGCTCAATTTATAATAAGGAATGCCTAATGATTACTATGCAAGTTCAATTGCAACTGTTGTCCTGGATAAGTGGTCAAAATAGGAATCATGAAACAAATCTGACTAGAGGAGATAACtaatattgaattattaataaCACTATTTATGAGAATAATGGAAGAATGGATATCAATGATGATTAATACTGATAATGAAGATGCCAACCTAGGGTTAAAAGCAAATCAATAGAGTAGTAGGTGTGGTGAATATTTTAATAGAAATGTTAATTAAAAAGGGGATTATGAATTCAAACTTAAAGTAAATATTCCTACTTTTAGTGATGGCATCAATATAGAGTCATATCTTACTTGGATTattgaaattgataaattatttgaaCATATAGAAATTCCTATggagaaaaatatagaattggTTGCGTATGGATTGAAATATGGAGCTTTTGTATGGTAGGATACATTGAAAGTGACTAAAAGATCagaaaatagaaattttgtCAATTATTAGGGTAAGATATAATAGTTAGTAGGAGCTAGGCATTTACTTCTTGATTATAAGCAATATACATTTAAAGCTTACCAGAGATGTACCTAAGGCATTAGAAATACAAATGAATATATagtcaaattattaaaaatggcAAAGAGGAATTAATCattagagagaaaaagtaaaaaggcAATAGGGTATGTGATTGGATTAAAGTTTGCTATCCTTAACAAGATCAGGGTGTGAATGGACTTGAGTGTGTAAGAACAAAGAGTCTATCCTTGAAACCTGAGTTGAAGATTCAAGAAAGAACTTGTAGTAATAATTATAGGCGGTATAGTGGGATGGGCAACCAGTCTATTACTGATAAGAAAATAGGGGCGTAAAATAAAGTTCTTGTGTTATAGTTGATGGGGTGATACCAAAAACAATGCACGTGGGGAAAATAGCACTAAAGGAAATACCTCTATTACTCATAGAACCTCTAATTTGTCTACAAACCTTGCTTTTTTAAATCTTATAGATGCAAGTAAAATAAAGTTCTAGTGTTATAGTTGATGAGGTGATACCAAAAATAGTGCACGTGGGGAAAATAACACTAAAGGAAATACCTCTGTTACTCATAGAACCTCTTAATTGTCTACAAACCTTGCCTTTTTAAATCTTATAGTTGCAAGGAGGTTGGGCCTATGTCTAATGAATGTCCTCATAGGAAACATGTGAATATTATTACGCAAGATGATGAGTAAGGATGGAGTGTTATGTAGTCTGAATGAGGATGTTGTTGATAATAATGTGCATAGAGAAGAGCATGTTCGTGTGGTAAGAAAGTTGATGTTATCATGAAAGTGTGGGGATAAATCTCAAGACATAAGCTTTTCCATACTAGATGTACAATGCAATGGAGTTTGTTTAAACTTATTGACAGTGGAAACCAAGAAAATATTACTAGCAAGAATGTGGTGTTAAAGCAACAATTAGTGCTTGAGGTTTATAATAATCCTTATACTATTGGATGGATCAAATATGTAGAAAAAGTTTGAGTCACAAAGAGATATGAAGTGCTATTCTCTATTGGTAAGTATTCTAATGAGGTCTGTTATGGTACATTTGATTTGAATACTTATTTCATATAATGTTTGATGGATCTTTGCAGTTTGATATTGATGTTAAGCACTTGGTAAAGAGGAACTCTTATCAGCTAAGGGGTATTTGAATACACTCTTATGCTAATTTGGGAAAAGCCTCCTACCACAGCTTCTAAATTGGTAGGAAGGACTTCTTATATAATTCAACATTTgccatcaaaatttttatttgattgcatAGAGACCTGAGAGTTGCACATGTTGATTAAGAATAGAGTTGCTACAAATGAGGTGTTAGAGTGTAGTAAATTTCTAGTGGAGATGTAGAATTTGTTGGAGGAATTTGAAAACATTGTTCTTGAAAAATTACCCACTAACTTGCCTTGCATGAGGAGTATAATACATCAAATGGATTTGGTTCCTAAAGTTAACCCACCTAATTTTCCACCCTACAGGATTAGCCCAAAAGGGAATGAGATTCTTAGGAGAAATTAGAAGAATTATTGCTGCAAAGGCATATCCAAGCTTGTATGTGTCCAGTAGGGTCATCAACAAGGTTACCACTATGTACCACTTTCCAATTCCTAAGCTGGGTGACATGTTAGATTAACAAGATGACGTAGTGGTTTTTCATAGATTAATCTTAGAAATTGCTACCATCACATCAGAATCGGTTTTGGAGATGAGTAGAAGACTACATTAAGCAGTTAGGCAAGCCTTTTGGACTAACCAGTGTACTAAGCATTTTTCATAAGGCTAATAGATTAAGTAATTGGTAAATTTTTTAACAgtattttgatgaaatcttgataTTAAGTGAGTTTATTAATGAACATATAGGTCATATTTAAGAGATTACTAATatgttaaaagaaaataaattctatGTTAATTTGAAAAGTGTGCTTTTATGAGTGAAAGTTTATTGTTTTTGGAGTATAATGTTAGCAAGGATGGGAATAAATAAGGTCCATGGATTAGCCACAGTTATCGATGGTTTATTAAGCATTTTAATAGTTTTGTTGCACCTATAATTCAATTGCTTGAAGAAAGGCAAGTTTTGCCTTGATCAAGAAAACATTGTGCACAACTTTTGTTTTGCCTACTTTTGACAGGTTGTTTGAGGTGGATTGTAATGTTAATGGGGTGGGAATTGAAATTGTTTTATGTCAAAAGGAGAGACCACGTACTGCATTCTTTAATGAGAAATTGTGTTAGTCTAGGAGAAAGTGTCCACCAATGGTAAAGAATTTTATATCACTATGAGGCCATTGAAATCATGGGGACACTTCTTGATTGCAAAGGAATTATTTTTCCTTCTATAGATAATAAAACTaatacttaattaatcaaaaattagTTGATCGAGGAGTAACGTGCATGTCagatgattaatttttgttgatagTTTCCTTATAAGCTTGTCCATAAAATTAGGCAGCATAATAGAGTAATTAATGCTTTGAGAAAGTTGTTTTGATCAAGACTAGTGATTAATGGGTTCGATCATTTAAAGAAATTATATGCTGAAGATATTGATTTCAAGAAGACTTGTGAGCAATGTGCATTAAAACAACCATGTAATAACTACTTTTATTTATGATGGTTTTCTTATGAAAGGTGTACAACTTTGTCTTCCTCGTATATCTTTCATTATTAAAGAGTTGCATGACGGTGGATCACCATGGAGTCTTAGTAAGGACAAGACCATTGAAGCTATGAAAGGGAGGTATTTTTAGCCAAATTGAGTAAGATTCAATGTGTCTATCATTCTGTCGAAATATTTTGTGTGACAAACATCCATAGAACAATCTCAAAATATAGGCACTATATGCTATTACTATGCCTAATGCTCTTTGGGCCAatctctttatgtattttttttattgggtatGCCATGAACTCAACAAAgttatggatttttattttattttattttatttttttatagttgacAGGTTCGCCAAGAGAGCACATTTTCTATCTTGTAAGAAGACTGAAGTAGTGAAACTATTTTTCAAGGAGGTTGAAAGATCACAAGACCTATGAAAGACCATTACACACAATCATAATATCAAATCGCTAAGTCACATTTGGAGGAGTTTGTTTAGGTTGTTTAATTCTTCATTGAACTTTAGTGGTACAACACATCCACAAAGAGATAGCAGGCAAAGGTTGTGAATCAAACATTAGGAAATTTAGCGTGGAACATTTGCAAAGATGGGCCTAAACAATACACCCTTGTAGCAAAGCTATAGATTACTTACGACAGTGTTATCTGTAGTACTAAAGTTGGTCACCATTCTTAATTTGTTGTGTATATGAAAGTTCCTAATCATGCTTTGGATTTAGTAAAGCTTCCAAAGGTCACTTTTATTGGCCATGTAACAACAAAAAATAGCAGAACAAGTTTAAGCAATTCAAGAAAATGTGAAGACTAAAGTTGAGAAACTAATAAAGGTAAAAGGTAGCAGCTAATCAGCATAAGAGATAACAAGCCATTAAAGTGGGTTATGAAGTCATGATATCTCTTAACAAAGGAAGTTATTCAAATCTCACTCAAAGCAAGTTGAAGTAGAGGAAGTATGAACCATTCAAAATGATTaagaagatcaatgataatgctTTTGTTGTTGATTGTCTAGTTGGTGGGTAAAATCTCTAATACTTTTTGTTCTTGACTTATATTTAGCCAATTTCAAGCTTGATTATATGGATCATAACTTGAGCTCTAGTTTCTAGCAAGTGGTAGTAAATAGTGAATTGCATAACAACATGCTGTGCTAAGAAGTCTCTTGACAATTTCACAACTTAacaattagagtttttattttgttaactattTTGCCACTagtctaattttatttattatttttcccttCCTCAAGACCTATATAAATACTATTTTTAGAGTTAAGGAACTATCAAtctattggattttttttatataagttttcaACTGTCAATGCTTATTAGTTCACTTTTGAGTGTAGGTTCTTGGATTGGAATTGTATTTTGAATACTTGATCTTATTAGAGCATTCTTCTTCGTTACCCATTGTGTCACTTAACATAGAGTGTTCTTCTTCGTTACCCATTGTGTCATTTAACATTTTAGAGCTCGGTATCATAACATGGACATGTGTGCTCTTAGATATCACCCAAATGGAAAGCAAGAGAGATGAAGAATAAAGATGAGACTGATACAATAAAGTAAATGAGTCATATTTTCTCCCATGTTATTTAAGTAACTCAAGCTTGAATTCTAACATCTAAACTCAAACTCAAGCTTGGCTCAACATATCCGCATCAGAAGTCAAACTCAAGATTAGCTCAACCAGTCTACAACATATAAGTTTGATCTTAACAAGTGATGAAGGATGGTGTTGTAGTATGTATGATTCGATATTAAGGTTggtataaaatttgaaaaaaatcataagtcttttggttaaagaaaaaaaaggaagtattattagattttataatatattttatttcaaaacctttttctaatatataatttataaataaattctcTTTATGTGAATTATCAAACCATTTACAAAGAAATGGTTTTCCTCAGTGGAATAACCCTCTTAAATTTGAACATAAGTTTATAGCcattttgagtaaaaaaaaaaagggtaccCATAAAATTCCTCTTAGAGTTAATATTATGTTGTACATCTAATTATTAATCATCCTCAATTCCACTTATTATCTTTATAATTCATGTGCTATACATCGATTAATAGAGTTTTGAGAAATAAATAGCCATAATTGATTATTATGCATATGAAAATTATCTTCTATATAAGAGTTGATAAGTAGAATACCATTAATGCTCActacatatatgaaaattatcTCCTGAATCTTGCCACCACTCTTAATGATTAagttgattataataataaaactaattaatctAATATGCCTCTCAGTGGAAGGCTCTCCCTTCTGAAGTACATTTATCAATGGTTTAGGAGGAggattagaatattttattagtttgttttgcacaaataaacaatcttTAACAACAAACTAGTTTGTTCTGCTTTAAGAAATAGCCAATAATAACATGGTTAGTCATAAAACATGTGAAAAGGTGTTTTCACTTATGATGTTGTGTAAATGAAAGGCTTCCCCTTATATGAGAATCATTTTATTCATAATAAAGTGACTATTATTGCTAAGGTCACTAGTGTTTTTAGTCAGATACACTTTCCATTTGAGGGTTTATAATTCTCTAGTAGTTTTTGTAGAATTCCTTAATCTTCAACATATTGTAAACTAAGTTGAAGTTAAGTGAGACTGTATTGTTCATAAGTTGTAGCAAGCATAGTCCAAAGAGGTGgaagttttattaaaaagacCTTTTCAATGAGAtctttattgtaaaaaaataaaaaaaaatggaaaagttCATTGTTTGCATTGAAATGTAAGCTCTTTAATTGTCCTATATCATTCTTAGTTAAGGGTTAAGGCTAATCTTTATTAAGTGAAACAAGAATTAGTAGTACCTTCCTAATAGAAGACCATGGTTTAAGTTGGCatgctaatattttaattaattaggattgtcttttttaaatgatatgGTTCCAAAGAGAGTTAGATTCCATTAGATACAAATAGGTGTATAAAATCAAGTGCAATGTACATGATTATATGCCAAGTTAGTAATGGTTTGTTGCCTTGTCATACTAGCAACTATCCATAATTTAGATTAACATGACCAAATGAGAATTGATAATACCTTATTGCATTATGCACCTACTAAGGAGGCATATATGATCCTCCAGCATTCATTATATAGAAAGATGGAGAATCGGGTACTTCAACTCTCTAGACTTCTCAAAACTTGTTCCTTAAACGTACTATTTTCATTCTTAATACTAGTTTTCTACGGGCTTAAGCTGATTATTATTCACACTCCCCAGAGAGATATTTTTTAGTATTTCACTTGTATACATTAATGATCACATTGGAGCAAATATGTCACTTCCATTACTCATATTCACATCAAAATCTAAGGAATTTAAACCATTTAATGAGCATTAAGGTCACTAATTCTACTAAAGGCCAGTTTTTAATTAGATGGACCTTTAAAATTCTTAATGATTCTAAACTTTTGGGTGCTTTATGCCTGGTATAATAAGCTCTACGTCTTGCTTCATGATGAGGGTTTTTTCAATTCTTAATATGACATATATTTTCACTATGTAGTGAGTCATTTATTGTGTTCCTCTTCATGTATGTTGACGGGATCATTTTCACAAAAATTAGCACTTTCATCATTAAGCAAATAACTCACACCTTATCCACccactttttaattaaaaatttagagaCCCTACACTATGTTCTGGTATTGAGGTTCTCCATTTACCACCACAAAGCATGGTTCTCTGTGACAAAAGCAAACACACAGCCTATTCCAGATACACTACATGCCTAGTgccaaaagaatacaaatactaTTATCCTTTGATGGGCAAGCAGCTAGATGAAAGCTACATAATGGTCTACGACGCTCCAATACCTTTACCCTTCATAAGTTTTcaaatatatgtcattttttAGGGAGGAATCTCATTAGTTGGGCAACCATGAAGCAAAAACAATGGCCAAATCCATATTTCAAGCAAAATCCAAAGTGGTGACTTTTATTTTTGCTATGATTAATTGGATTCAAAATTTTCTAAAGGAGCTAGATATATTGACGGAAAACTGTAATAACAATTTGTTACAACGATGGCATAGCCTATATTTATCATAACCTTGTCTTCTATAGCCATATGCAACACATTGCTAtggattttcattttgttaaaaaacaagtttaaaaaaaaaagagttaaaaaTGGCATATGTGCATCCGGCTACGAGAAATACAGGATCCTAATAATTAATCAccatgcttatttatttataaagtcCTTATCTTATTTGCAACTATATCAAAAGTTATATAAGACTAGACTTGTTGATGCAACCCCTAGtcattttctatttctattACCTAGACTTCCTGAATTAAGAAATAACCCTCCATGTTTTTTGGGTGAATAGTTGGCTTATATATTTCTGTTATGCTGCAAATATTGTTCCTATTAAATAGGCTTGATTCTTGCTTTAAGAAACTGAAACaatattgtttaaatgcttTAAATGCCATATAAGAGATCAATACAATTTTTCCAACTTTCTAAGCTTTATTTTCCTTGTATTATGTGGACAACAACATTATCAAGCATGAACATAGCTAAGAAGATAAAATGCTAGAACATGAAAGTGAAATTTACAGTGCCAGGATATCAGGATTCACATCTTGGAGGTCGGCATATTACCTGTGAAAGTGCTCATTTTATAATGCTAGGGTAACCAGCCTTACAAGAGCCAAGTCCTGAGTTGGCCAAAATAGTTTCGAGGCTTGGTCATACAAGGCCCATAACCCGTCATTATGTACAGGTGATGGGGGCAAGTCATGCATATTTTACTAGCATGTGGGCATTAGCATATTGGCTCATGAGCCAACTTATAATTAGCTAATGGCtccattgaatattttttaaaaagatttgatACCAAAAAACTTTGATAAGATCTGCCTTCCAATATTAgggtataaaataaaaatataatagcgACTGTCTGTCGAAATAGTCAGTGATTAGGGAATTTGATTTTCCACATAGTGATTAGGGAATTTGACTTTCATGTGGAATAGGGTAGATGTTTATTGACTTGtccatataataataataattattattattataagctAGCAAGGAAATTCATCTACAGTGTATGAATAATTATCAAACCTACATccaattatttcaataaattaaatcaaaccaTTATTAATCAGTATTGAAATGCATTTATTGTCCAaggatatttgatattttccaAACTTAATACCTTAATAAACAAGATGTTTTTAAACGAAGAAATAAGCTGACCTTTATTCCATGCATATTCATTTGTGTAGAGCATTTCTCCATCGCTATTGACTCTGAATGGCCCAAATTCTAACATTGCTCCAAAACCAAAAGAGGAGCACCCTGGACCTGCACAATGAATAATATTCTACTATTTGCTTGGGAAATTTTCAGGTAATTAACATCGATCAAGATTAAATATGAGTTAAAAACTGAATAAGAAAAACGGAGAAAAAAAAGATGTATCGTATTCCTTTCCCATTTTTTGTTAGAACTAAGATTAACTTGCCTTGGAATTAAGAATACATACTCAAAAATGTAATATTAAATCAAGAGAAAGGGAACCATTGTTGCTAAGAAAAGATAATAACTTGAGATCAAAATTCTTATCAGCAGAAAGGAGCTTccttacaaaaattattttaaaaaaaaacttctctcaaaattttaattgagtAAAAGTAGAAATGAAGCAACCCTGCATCTTACCTCCATTGAGCCACAATACCAAAGGCTTTCTCAATGAATCTTGAGGGGACTCAACAAAGTAATAAAACAGTGCTCTGCCAGAATGAGCATCCACTGTTACATAACCAGCATATTGGTTGAATCCCAACCCCTTTGGTTGGCCGGGCAATGAGTCCACCTTATCGGCCTCCATCGACCCGTCCTTTTGTCCAATACTCATGGACGAAGATATGCTTTCCTTTGAGTTCAAATGCTTCCAATTGGCATCTAGAAGAGACCCTAATGATGAACTTTGAGAATTCATTACCTTTTTGAGATACTCCATCTCACTACCACTTGCATGGCATGGGGGACAAATGCACAAAAATAGTGAGAAGAGCACCAAGCCAATTATAACTGGGATTCTCATCTTGAAAGTTGGTTTAATGAAAAGTGATGAATTTCTCAAGTATATATAGAGGGGAGCATGAAGCCTTGGTTTCCTTGAATGTAGTAatttctcattttcattttaatttttaacttattatcattaaatttaCGATAGGTCCATcttttttctcaaatatatatatatatatatatatatattaaaataattattagaatgaTCAACTTCTAGTCTTGATATTTATGTTAGCCACAAGTTACATCTTTTTTCTGAATTTACGTGTGAAAAGAAGTCTACATTGTTGGTAACCAATGGAGAAAATTCTGAATTAGTTATCATCAGCATGATGCAAGGGCCTTTTATCagttgttaaatttaaaaagaagagCTATAAAATATactttctaaataaatagaatagTCACTAAATACTATCAAAATGAtcaattattatgttatttcatCAATAAAGAATACAATTTAATCCATGACATGGATGCACATAAATAGTAATCTAAGCCAACATTGCGGGGGCACACAACAGACTAAAAATAAACTTTGATCCTGAGATCATGTTTGGGAAGCAATTCTCGATCTACTAGACacatttagtaaaaaaaaatttttccctccatatatattaatatatattataaaattataattaataaatttattttattttattgtaaacaAACtacacaattattaaaatataagttatatgattaaaacttttttaaattacaattttaatagaatttaattaaattatataatatttaattatcctAAAAGAACTTAACCCTTATCTAATTATACTTTAGAAGCTCTACATCCATATAGCCTTTAAATTGTAATTGTTACAAACTCGTATAAGAAATGATGGTAATTTAGCAGGGAATTCCTAATGAGTtattgagaatttattttttaaatggttgtaaattatttttgagaatGTTTTAAAAGTTactttttatgtataaatatttattatgtgaATTGTGAGATGTTTGTTATGAGTGGTTCTCATTAATTGTATAGTTTCAAAGATAATTATTGTTAGTTccaccggtgtggtttgtgagttttagggaacactcaatcactcatagaaatctcacac
It includes:
- the LOC120263753 gene encoding LOW QUALITY PROTEIN: serine carboxypeptidase 1-like (The sequence of the model RefSeq protein was modified relative to this genomic sequence to represent the inferred CDS: deleted 1 base in 1 codon; substituted 1 base at 1 genomic stop codon), coding for MEYLKKVMNSQSSSLGSLLDANWKHLNSKESISSSMSIGQKDGSMEADKVDSLPGQPKGLGFNQYAGYVTVDAHSGRALFYYFVESPQDSLRKPLVLWLNGGPGCSSFGFGAMLEFGPFRVNSDGEMLYTNEYAWNKVANIIFLESPAGVGFSYSNSTSDYKSSGDKRTADDTYMFLINWLERFPQYKYRDFYIMGESYAGHYVPELADTIITKKKHINYTNINLKGIAIGNGYFDGVTNFKAMIDYIWTHALISDETHAAVLSTCNFINGNFSEKCYNALIFASIEIGNIDGYNIYAPICHVLPKAKNTTTSSDIDPCAEFYVIAYLNRPEVQXALHANITGLPYPWTVYSGLDWNDTPRTMLPTIKKLIGSGIKVWLYSGDLDTVCSVTSTRYSINKLHLTIKTPWRPWYVNEEVGGYVVGYEGLTFATVREAGHMVPRNQLERALAMITSFLKGELPPIA